A genomic segment from Stappia indica encodes:
- a CDS encoding VOC family protein: MPTPPPLQGILETAVYVDDLDKAHAFYAGVVGLERMLETDRLYAYDTGPGETLLVFARGQTIEDTVTDGGVIPGHHSEGPGHFAFRIAADQLDPWRAHLAASGVALRSEVTWPAGGTSLYVDDPDGNVVEFAAPPLWANFMG, translated from the coding sequence ATGCCGACACCACCGCCGCTTCAGGGCATTCTGGAAACCGCCGTCTATGTCGACGATCTCGACAAGGCACACGCCTTCTATGCGGGCGTGGTCGGGCTGGAGCGCATGCTGGAGACCGACCGCCTCTACGCCTACGACACGGGTCCGGGAGAGACGCTGCTGGTCTTCGCGCGCGGGCAGACCATCGAGGATACCGTGACCGACGGCGGCGTCATTCCCGGCCACCACAGCGAGGGGCCGGGCCATTTCGCCTTCCGCATCGCGGCCGACCAGCTCGATCCGTGGCGGGCGCATCTTGCCGCAAGCGGCGTTGCCCTTCGCAGCGAGGTGACCTGGCCGGCGGGCGGCACCAGCCTTTATGTCGACGACCCGGACGGCAATGTGGTGGAGTTCGCCGCCCCGCCGCTCTGGGCGAATTTCATGGGGTAG